The genomic stretch TGTATATGACCGGTTACCCGGTCAGCTCCTCCCTTCATCACCGAACCGTTGTCGTAGCAGCACACGAAGAGCTCATCGGTGAACTGCAACCACTCTTTTTTGACCCGGTATTTCCGTTGAGTGCGGGGAAAGTGAAGTCGACTCTCCGTCCTGATCATGAAAAGCCTCCGCGTAAAACAGCTCTCGCTCCTTTTGTCGCCGGACTAAAATGCTGAAAAATTGTTCAATGCAGCGTGAACGCCCTACACAGAGCACGCTAATGAAAAGACGGGTGAAATGCGGTAATTTTTTTGCCCCTCCCCCCCGGGGTGGCTCACGAAGGTAAGAGATATGGAGCTAACGGGCAGGATAAAATATATCATATCAATGCGGAAAATAATATCCAAAAATTGTAATTTTGCTGAAAATTTTTTCCGGGACGAGCCGTTCAGAAAACCCCCCTGCTGTGCATGAACATCGAGCAACGATCCCGATCAGGGTAGTTTCAGATAGAATTGCCACTGGCGCCGGACGATGAGAAGGCGAGCACCCCTGTCAACTCTCACCCCGGAAGCTCCATGCCCGTCATCAGGTGATCTTCCATGTATTTGATCTCCTCGATGCCCGACACCACGGTCTCAGGGTCTACCTGGAGCTCCTCTGCGGGGATCTTTTCGTCGTAAACCACATTGGAGAGGATGTACTTGATGCAGTTGAGCCGTGCTTTCTTCTTGCTGTCGGAACGGATGATCGTCCAGGGTGAGATCGTCCTGTTCGTTTCATTGAGCATCTGGAATTTCCGTATCGTATAGTCGTCCCACTTTTCCTGTGCAGCCATGTCGACGGGAGATATCTTGAAGTGCTTCAGCGGGTCTATCATTCTCGATTTGAAACGGCGCATCTGTTCCTGCTTGGATACGGAGAAAAAAAACTTAAAGAGGGTGATCCCGTTCTTCACCAGTATTTCTTCGATCATCGGCACGTCCTTCAAAAAACGTTTATGCTCCTCGTCGGTGCAGAACCCCATGGTTGGCTCCACCATGGCGCGATTGTACCAGCTCCGGTCGAAGAGCACGATCTCTCCGCCCGAGGGGAGGTGCTGAAAGTATCGCTGGAAATACCATTGCGTTCGCTCACGGTCACTGGGCTTTAAGAGGGCAACGACCCGGGCACCCCGTGGATTCATGTGTTCGACGATCCTTTTTATGGTCCCGCCCTTGCCGGCGGCATCGCGGCCCTCGAATAGCATCAGGACGCGCTGTTCGTGGGCGATGACATACTTCTGCCATTTCAAGAGC from Deltaproteobacteria bacterium encodes the following:
- the ppk2 gene encoding polyphosphate kinase 2 gives rise to the protein MAKEKPEKRKKKGNKREKKKEKKNKTELSEHTAYENMNKKKSKKRKAVYVSKSTLEYEEELHRLQIELLKWQKYVIAHEQRVLMLFEGRDAAGKGGTIKRIVEHMNPRGARVVALLKPSDRERTQWYFQRYFQHLPSGGEIVLFDRSWYNRAMVEPTMGFCTDEEHKRFLKDVPMIEEILVKNGITLFKFFFSVSKQEQMRRFKSRMIDPLKHFKISPVDMAAQEKWDDYTIRKFQMLNETNRTISPWTIIRSDSKKKARLNCIKYILSNVVYDEKIPAEELQVDPETVVSGIEEIKYMEDHLMTGMELPG